The window CGTCGAGTTGAATCTCGATGGAACAGGCGCCAGTACGATTGCCACCGGTGTCGGTTTTTTCGATCACATGCTCACGCTGTTGGCCAAGCACGCGGCCTTTGATTTGAGCGTGCAAGCCCAGGGAGATTTGCACGTCGATCAGCATCACACGGTGGAAGACGTCGGAATTGCCTTAGGTCAAGCGCTCAAGCAAGCGCTCGGCGATAAAGCCGGCATCCGCCGCTACGGCCACTTCACCCTGCCGATGGAAGAAACGCTGGTCACGTCGGCCGTCGATTTAAGCGGCCGGTATGCTCTGGTGTTTCAGGCGCCCATTCCAGCACGAAAAATCGGCCAGTTCGATAGTGAACTTGTCGAAGATTTTTGGCAGGCCGTGGCTGCCAACGCCCTGATGAATTTGCACGTGATTTTACACCACGGCCGCAACAGTCATCACATTAGCGAAGCGGTATTCAAAGCCACGGCCCGCGCCCTGCGAATGGCCGTTGAACCCGACCCGCGCATGCCAGGGGTGCCCAGTACCAAAGGTACGCTCAGCGGCTGAGAAACTTAGCTCGGGCAATGCCTGAGCAGCGTTAAGGCTGCTTCATTCGCTCACGTCGGTTTCCAAAAATCGCGCGAGTTTGTGGAAATCGGAATCCAAATCAATGTACCGCACCATCGTGACTAAGGTGTGCGAGTCGACGAGCTCTTCGAACGGCACATATTTCAATTCCAACTGACCGTGAACCGAAACCATTACGCCATTGAGGCGTTTTTCCACCAGTGCCCGATAGGCGCCTACGCCCAAC is drawn from Pirellulales bacterium and contains these coding sequences:
- a CDS encoding 6-phosphofructokinase encodes the protein LGVGAYRALVEKRLNGVMVSVHGQLELKYVPFEELVDSHTLVTMVRYIDLDSDFHKLARFLETDVSE
- the hisB gene encoding imidazoleglycerol-phosphate dehydratase HisB; the encoded protein is MSRTATIDRKTAETQIRVELNLDGTGASTIATGVGFFDHMLTLLAKHAAFDLSVQAQGDLHVDQHHTVEDVGIALGQALKQALGDKAGIRRYGHFTLPMEETLVTSAVDLSGRYALVFQAPIPARKIGQFDSELVEDFWQAVAANALMNLHVILHHGRNSHHISEAVFKATARALRMAVEPDPRMPGVPSTKGTLSG